In Xiphophorus couchianus chromosome 24, X_couchianus-1.0, whole genome shotgun sequence, a single genomic region encodes these proteins:
- the aamp gene encoding angio-associated migratory cell protein, translating to MDNTEENAIELHGDEEIIEVIDLHDTEPGPDDLADDLGDVDFGDPGNPEDDNEGWETEDEMEAEAEQDDSELTFSKHTGSVFCVSLDPATNSLAVTGGEDDKAYVWRVSDGEVVMECTGHKDSVTCAMFSHDSSLVASGDMSGLIKVWKVEIKEEIWSFEVGDLEWLEWHPCAPVLLAGTNDGNVWMWKIPAGDCKTFESPACQATSGKVLPDGKRAVVGYEDGTVRVWDLKHGNAIYVIKGQDGHQGALTCLACNKDGSLMLTGSVDGCAKLVNTTTGKVVGVFSVEGGKAKGSKDEEESNSVESVGFCNILPLIAVAYLDGTLAIYDLSTQVLRHRCQHEAGIVHLQWEESSSVVSTCSLDGALRLWDARSGNLLSEYRGHTAEILNFTVNREASLAVTASGDNQAKVFCLQRPDR from the exons ATGGACAACACAGAGGAGAATGCCATTGAGCTCCATGGAGATGAGGAAATAATTGAAGTAATCGATCTCCACGACACAGAGCCTGGGCCAG ATGATTTGGCTGACGACTTGGGAGATGTTGACTTTGGGGATCCTGGAAACCCGGAGGACGATAATGAAGGCTGGGAGACAGAGGATGAGATGGAAGCAGAGGCGGAGCAAGATGACAGCGAGCTCACCTTCTCCAAGCACACAG GCTCTGTGTTCTGTGTGAGTTTGGATCCAGCCACAAACAGCCTAGCCGTGACGGGTGGAGAGGATGATAAGGCTTACGTCTGGAGAGTGAGCGACGGAGAAGTCGTGATGGAGTGCACAG GCCACAAAGACTCAGTCACGTGTGCCATGTTCAGCCATGACTCATCTCTGGTGGCTTCAGGGGATATGAGCGGTCTAATCAAAGTCTGgaaagtggaaataaaagagGAGATCTGGTCATTCGAAGTGGGAGATCTGGAG TGGTTGGAGTGGCATCCCTGCGCTCCTGTGCTGCTGGCGGGGACAAACGATGGCAACGTGTGGATGTGGAAGATCCCTGCAGGAGACTGTAAAACCTTCGAGAGTCCTGCGTGTCAGGCAACCAGTGGAAAAGTCCTCCCTGACG GTAAACGAGCCGTGGTGGGTTATGAGGATGGAACTGTAAGGGTGTGGGACCTAAAGCATGGAAATGCCATTTATGTCATCAAAG GTCAAGATGGACACCAGGGGGCGCTGACCTGCCTTGCTTGCAACAAGGATGGCTCTCTCATGCTGACGGGTTCAGTGGACGGCTGTGCCAAGCTTGTCAACACCACCACAGGCAAG GTAGTTGGCGTGTTCTCTGTGGAGGGAGGTAAGGCAAAAGGATCGAAAGATGAGGAAGAGTCCAACTCTGTCGAGTCTGTGGGATTCTGCAACAT CCTACCTCTCATAGCTGTGGCGTACCTGGATGGGACTCTGGCCATTTATGACCTTTCTACACAGGTGTTGAGGCACAGATGCCAGCATGAG GCTGGGATTGTCCACCTGCAGTGGGAGGAGTCTTCATCTGTGGTGTCCACCTGCAGTTTGGACGGAGCGCTGCGTTTATGGGACGCCCGTTCTGGCAACTTGTTATCCGAGTACCGCGGCCACACCGCGGAGATCCTCAACTTCACCGTCAACAG GGAAGCGTCTCTTGCTGTAACGGCCTCAGGAGACAACCAGGCCAAAGTGTTCTGCCTCCAGAGACCCGATCGATAA
- the LOC114140313 gene encoding G-protein coupled bile acid receptor 1 has product MEGGLLISPVMAHALISMENLVYIITVPLSTSIILANLVIILGISCNRQLHNTPNYFFLSLLVADMCTGVALPFIPLMGLNRELSFSSCLVAHIFPNFLFLAFLSNLVMVHYERYICIVDPLHYNTLWMHRHFSLALLIVWAPPLLFASLPAFGWSNWSGPDWNDCCESAAKFPPLSNCTVNLTLCCSYRRVFPNAFIYLEVYGLVLPAILIIAGMTGRVLWITRGQMKDICRLHRAVERGNQASDQEQRLNLRYTRCLVAVSLTFLACWVPYLIYMHVCIAFLIIDTKQNSITHIVLSCIGIGSMAVVPMVLGLANKQYTEPAFKLLQKLRDRWRARGSDETAI; this is encoded by the coding sequence ATGGAAGGAGGACTGCTGATTTCACCAGTGATGGCCCATGCTCTGATCTCAATGGAGAACCTCGTTTACATCATCACCGTGCCACTGTCGACCTCTATCATCCTGGCCAACCTGGTCATCATCCTGGGCATCTCATGCAACCGCCAGCTCCACAACACGCCCAACTACTTCTTCCTCAGCCTGCTGGTGGCCGATATGTGCACAGGCGTGGCGCTGCCCTTCATCCCGTTGATGGGTCTGAACCGGGAGCTGAGTTTCAGCTCCTGTCTGGTGGCTCACATCTTCCCAAATTTCCTCTTCTTGGCGTTTTTGTCCAACCTGGTGATGGTCCACTACGAGCGATACATATGCATCGTCGACCCTCTGCACTACAACACCTTGTGGATGCATCGGCATTTCTCCTTAGCGCTGCTTATAGTGTGGGCACCTCCgcttttgtttgcgtctctgcCCGCTTTCGGGTGGAGTAACTGGTCCGGACCAGACTGGAATGACTGCTGTGAAAGCGCCGCAAAATTTCCGCCTCTTTCTAACTGTACGGTAAATCTGACATTGTGCTGCTCCTACAGGCGGGTGTTCCCCAACGCCTTCATCTACTTAGAGGTGTATGGCCTTGTTTTACCGGCCATTCTTATCATCGCTGGCATGACCGGACGTGTACTGTGGATCACAAGAGGCCAGATGAAGGACATCTGCCGCCTCCATAGAGCAGTGGAGCGAGGAAACCAGGCGTCAGACCAGGAACAGAGGCTGAATTTGCGGTATACCCGCTGCTTAGTGGCGGTGTCCCTGACCTTTCTGGCCTGCTGGGTTCCCTACCTTATTTACATGCACGTCTGTATAGCATTCCTCATCATTGACACCAAGCAGAACTCCATCACTCACATCGTGTTGTCCTGCATCGGCATCGGAAGCATGGCCGTGGTGCCGATGGTCCTCGGATTGGCCAACAAGCAGTACACGGAACCAGCATTCAAGCTTCTCCAGAAACTCAGAGACAGGTGGAGGGCAAGGGGCTCAGACGAGACTGCAATCTGA